Sequence from the Dioscorea cayenensis subsp. rotundata cultivar TDr96_F1 unplaced genomic scaffold, TDr96_F1_v2_PseudoChromosome.rev07_lg8_w22 25.fasta BLBR01000227.1, whole genome shotgun sequence genome:
AGCATTATCAACTCCATGGTACAATCAGGACACAGAAAGGTTCAATGACTCGAAAAGATATCCTAGTCTCTGTTGCCCATTTAGTTTGCATTATTTTGCTAATTATGTCATcttgagaagaaataaaagcTTGGATATCTATTTATGCATGAGTGCAATCAAGGCTTCAAATGCACCAGCCACTGGCAAGCTACTTGGAGCTCAGTTAGGAAGAAGCTCATTCATTAAGCAAATGAGCTAAGCTCAAGCCAAGCTTTAGTAAAAAGATGCATCATATGGTATAGACTACCATGAAACATTAGCCCCAGTCGCCAAGCTCAATATAGTACGAGTCTTGCTCTCTCTTGGCAAAGATAAAGACATCAACTAGATGTCAAAATGCATCCCTGAATGGTGATTTGGAAGAGAAGTAAATATAAAGATTCCACCGAGACTACACACAGAGTCAACTCGAAATAAAGTTTGCAAATTGAGGAAATCTTTGTGCGGTTTAAAACAGTCACCATGTCCATCGTTTGGTAAGTCTGCAAACTCAATAATTAAACTTGACTATTGCTAATGTCAAGCAGATCATACCTTGTTTGTGAAGTTTTCCCCGACTAGACAGGTAGCTattctaattttatatatgaaCGACATTATTCTGACTGGTGATTATGATGATCAGCtcgaaaagataaagaaattaTTACCCAAGGAGTAAGAGATCAAAGATCTCAGCCATCTCAGGTATTTTCTCGGTATGGAGGTAGCTCGATCTAAGAATGGCATATTTGTGTCTCAATGCAAGTATGTCCTGGATCTTCTCAATGAGATAGGGATGATGGTTTGTAAAACCTGTAGGCACTCCTATGGATCTTACAAAAAGGATTGGAAAAGCAAAGAATAGTACAACTGCGGACAGGGAGATATCAAAGATTGGTTGACTAACTCATTTACTTATCACATACTCGACCTGACATCAAATTTCAAGTTAGAGTGGTTAGTCAATACATGAATAATCCAACAAAAGAACACATGGAGACAGTAAGCCGAATTTTAAGATATCTGAAGATGACTCTGGGGAAAGAAATACAGTATAATAAGGGCAGTAATAAGGAACTTGATGTTTTCTCGGATGTTGACTGCATAGAAGATATTTAAGACAGACGCTTAACTATAGGATATTGCTCATATGTGTGGGGAAAACTTGTGACTTGAAGGTGCAAGAAACAACTGGTAGTTTCGAGAAGCAGTACAGAGGCAAAATTTGGAGCTTTGACCCTCAAGATTTGTGAAGGAATGTAGATTCGAAGATTGCTCAAGAAGTTGACAATCCATGGCAAGGAACCAATCAAGTTTGTTTAATGATAATCAAGCAGTTATTAGCATTGCAAAGAATCCTTTACATCATGACAGGACCAGACACATTGAGATAGACCGCCGCTTCATTTCTAAGAAGGTTGGGAGTTCAATTGTCCAACTCATATACACACCCACTAAATAACAAACAACGGATATCCTTACCAAAGCTCTACCAAGAAGGCAAGAACTACCTTCAAAGATTTGAGTTGCAAGCTATGCATTTATAATGTTTATAACACAACTTGAGAGGGAGTGGAAATTTTCATAGAAATTAGTTATAAATTTAGGGATTTATTTGTCCTATTATAGTGGACTGAAAAAAGGAGAATCTGGTTTTATTAACCAGATTTTCAAATTAATGTAGTTTCCTCTTTTAGTGAgaaatttttcaatttgttttgatCTTTTCCCACTTTTGTGGCTAGTGCATTGAGCAGCCATTTACTATACATACATCAATTCTACAtcaataaacaagcaagaatatTTCTTAGAAATCTTCACATACGAATATCAAAATGGGTCAATCAATTATAAGTATGATGCATGCTTAGTCTTTAGACGGCAGGAGTAGATAATTGAAAAGTTTGGGAAGAAGGGATCAAAaacctttttccttctttcgCTAATCCAAAAGAGAAAAGTCCAAGTATTATAAGCCAATAGAAAACTTAGTAGATTCAGTGGTGGATAGctaatttcttttttgaatagAACATGGGTGTGAAAACAATCAAAGTTCATGACTAGAATAACAATTTGAATGGATAAGGCCCAAAATAAAGAAGTGGGATAAAACTTTCTTATTGATGGATGCCTAGATGGATGgcaagaagaaagaaaacacacacaaatCTGGAATTAAGTGGGGAATTACTTTCTATTAGAGTGACTAACAATACCACATCAGTTAACTTGAAACATATGGATCTCTCATCCTATCAACCtaagcttttgggttgaatcAAGCCCAAATAATATATGGTCACCATCAAATATGTTATCAGAGTttgatttgtttggtttgtttgtaACGTGGCCAATTAAAATAAGCTAGCACGTATCAAAGGGGCatattagagtaactaatagtccaaattgattaatttgaaaaatatgtattatttcaGTTCTTGGAGAAAAAAGAATTAGAATCAATTCAATTGCAAAAACctcaaaatataaaagttttacCCTCATTTTATGCTTCCTCATAATAtgtaaaaaacaatcaaaagagaaaaactAACACTATTTGCAATCTATAGAAGTGCTCAAGAATATCCTTACAAAAGACAGGTGGATGCACCTTTTAAGAGAGGAAATGAGTTCAACAAAGAGACCATAAAAGTACTCCTATGTACCAATTGTAAAGCTTGACCTAAAAGAGACCCTTAAAAGTAAACAGAACCAAACATTGACCTTAGATGAGGATGGTATTGAAATAAGATCATTCAATCATTTGatatgcttctttaataaaattgCTTCTTATATACAAAATTGATTGTCGATCAGCAGTTGTTAATCATGATACCATCCAGTCAGAAAAGAAACTTACTTGGGCAGTAAGGGACTTGATAACTTCCTTTGCTGCTTTGCATTTTACAGTTTCTTCCTCAGCTATAGCAATGGCCTCCTTGAGCTGTTTGGTTGTTCTTTCCAACTCGATTTCTTGAAGTTGGGCCTTACGAGTGAGATTCTCCACCtacaaaacatatttttttcataaagatGTCTGGAtctttacccaaaaaaaaacttaaagaaTGCCAAAAAACTTGACTATCACTTGGAGAAACTTCTGCTACTActgacatgaaagcatgaactCAACAAACTACGAATTATCAATCTGCCAAATCAATAAATCTGCACAAGGTACAAAATTTGTCATTGTTTCTAATGATGGACATCATATTTTCTTCAATCTTTCAATATAGTGAACGTTGACACTTTTTACCATCAAATTGAATCCCAAAGTACACTAAACAGAAGCTTGATCATCCAGCATgagtaaaatcaaatataagaGTAGCACATGAATAAAACAAGTTTGCAACATGAAAGGCTGATTCCATTGTCTACTATTGTATGAATTCAGCCGAACTAGAGATGATCCAACATACAAGAGATCAAATTATCCATTATCACATGCAAAGTTGGCAAGCATACGTAGAGGGAACAAATCAACAGTTTACAGATTATGAATagcttacatatatataacataagggacaaaaaaatcatcttcagaaaaaaaatctcttacAGTTATTAATTTCCCTCAATTGAACAAGCCAAAATTAGCAACTAGTTTGTTGAAAATCCAGTCAATACttcaaaaaatatcaataaggACCATATCTCAAATCAACAAGAAgcaaaaactatttatttggGTTTTATCATTCTTCacaaagtaattattaaatCAGTAAACCATCCGTTAAGAGTTCATTTACAAATTTCATTGACATCACTTAACTAGCAGCATAAAGAAAATACAATTTACATAATTGAAGACCACTTTTGTGCATGTCACAAAATGAGTCATGCACACAAAGTCAAACAAGCTGATCTAAAACACAGCAAGAAAATCtttaaacaacaacaactacaaaCCATTAAacctaaatttatttaatttttcataaagaaatatttttcaatgtaatattttgataaccacaaaaaaaaaaagatgaaataacAATCCCataattcaaacaaaactagttattgtttatgttaattGTGTTAAGACTTAAGCTATGATTAAATGGGCAATTACCCAGGTTTGCAAAATTTATAGACTTGAATTATGAACGATGCACAAGATCTAGTTCCAAAAATGTGTAAAGAAAGGAAGCACACATTTTGGAGTAAAGAATTTTACATCTTGCGACTAATGACTTGCTGAAGGAAAAATAGAGAAGCTGGGATCCAGGAGgacaatgaaaattttattttaagttatattaatcCACCATTTGGCATGctaaaaacaaatattgaagAAGCTATGCCAGGATATCCAGtagaaattttgtactaataGAGCAGAAACACATCTGAACCTCCATACTGTTttatctaaaagaaaaaaaaatccttgtaATGAATATACAAGTATGAGTTCAACTCAATTGCACACTCAGGAATATAGccagtataataaaaaaaccagaTCAATGGCATAACTAGAATATTTTGTGTGACTAGGTGCGCACTTATTTACCTGTGCTTTTAACCGCAGAACTTCTTGGCTCAGACTATCATTGGTCCTTTTCACATCATCTATGACAAGTCTCGGAGAAGTTAAACCTCCTAGAGTTGGGGTAGGGGTAGTAGAACGAGGAGGGCTAGTTCTTCTAGATGTGGGTGATGTTGCACGGGAAGCAATTCTTGTTCCCGGAACAGAAGCAGAGAAGATCTTTTTTGAAGATCCAAATAATGGAATAGGAGATACACGACTGCTATTAAACTCAaacttcttgtttcttttgaaagATCTACCCTCTGCATTCTTTAAAGGCTCAATGGAAGAAAAGCTGGACACTTGCATATGAGATCTAGAATTGAACTTCTCCTTGCCAATTGACTCGCTAAGCCCTTGAATCATGTTTACTTTCCTATTAATTGTAGATTTAGATGATTCATTTTCCAAGGTCTTCCACAGCTTGGCATAGCAACTATCGCAAACACGATATGGTTTATTAGCGTTTGGTGCCATGGAAGCCTTCAGTGACTTCTTACTGCTGCAAGAATTACAGAAGACAAGTGCACAATTGTAGCAATTATGACGCTTCCTCTTAAAATTAAATGGTAGACGGCAACCAGAACAGATTGACTGATCGACACCAGACGCCCACTTGTGAATGCAGATTGCTGCAGTAAAATTTCTGCCACAAACAATGTTTCTGACTTGTTTGTCTTTTAAAGCTTCAACAACTGTGGGGGAATTTCTATCTTCAGTGTCTCCATGACCTAGCTGCCCATTTGCGCCCTTTCCCCAAGTATAAACTTCAGTTCTAGAAGTCAAGACTGCAACATGATAAGCTCCACAAGATATCTCCTCCACAAAATTTTTCAAGAGCTTTCCTTCAACACGGACAGGAAGCTTTCCATCAGCTTGAGGGTGTCCAAGTTGACCATAAACACTACTGCCCATTGAATAAACATGACCAGAGGTTGTAAGTGCCACTGTCAAGCTATGTCCACAAGCAACTTGACAGAAGTTTGGCTCGACCAAGGCAGCAACACAAGTAGGAACAAGTTTTGATTCCTTGTCACCATGTCCAAGACGTCCCTTGTCTCCGTCCCCCCATGTGAAAAGCTTACCTGAAGAGCAATGGCTGGAACCTGAATTTCCAGCCAAAACTTCAACAACAGCAGCCGTGTGCCAAACACCACAAGCTGCTCGAACTGTACGTAGTCCCTTCAAAGATCCAACTTCCCTAGGCACTGAGACACTGCTGCGATCTCCATGACCAAGGACACCGAATGTTCCATCTCCAAAAGTAAACAATTGCCCTGAAGAGGTCACAATGGCTGTATGCCAAGGCCCACAGGAAATGGACGAGACATGAATTCCATCCAAAGGTCCATTAACCCTTTTCGGGATCCAGTGACTCACAATATTTCCATGGCCAAGGATTCCAAGATTGTAGTTACCATCACCCCATGTGTAGAGATCTCCAGATAGTGTGACAGCACAAGTATGAAATTCACCACATGCTACAAGTTCAATATTCATATTGACAAGAGCATCTATGAGTTTTGGCTGTGAGGCATCAAAATCCACACCATGCCCAAGCCTGCCTCCTGATTCCTCGCCCCAAGCATAGATCTCTCCTTGCTTGGTGACAAGGGCAGCATGCCTTCCACCACAGGATATATTCTGAACATCAAGTATTACAGCAGAATCTAAGGCTTTTGGCACAAGAGAATCCATCTTAAGGCCAGGACAACTTCCTACTCTGTTACTACCCCCACCAAGCAAGGCATCACCAGTTCCCTCCCCCCATATGAAAACATCACCCAAcgcatcaccatcatc
This genomic interval carries:
- the LOC120253857 gene encoding PH, RCC1 and FYVE domains-containing protein 1-like isoform X5, whose amino-acid sequence is MLIWFSGKEEKHLKLNHVSRIMPGQRTAIFQRYPRPEKECQSFSLIYNDRSLDLICKDKDEAEVWFAGLKSLVSCSHQKKWRAESRSDGVPSETNSPKTYTQRSSPLSSPFSSCDSLHKDGSDPLRLSSPYDSPPKNGSDKSFSDVILYAVPPRGFFPTDSATGSVNSLSSGFSDCANDHVKGIAADGFRVSLSSAISSSSQGSGHDDGDALGDVFIWGEGTGDALLGGGSNRVGSCPGLKMDSLVPKALDSAVILDVQNISCGGRHAALVTKQGEIYAWGEESGGRLGHGVDFDASQPKLIDALVNMNIELVACGEFHTCAVTLSGDLYTWGDGNYNLGILGHGNIVSHWIPKRVNGPLDGIHVSSISCGPWHTAIVTSSGQLFTFGDGTFGVLGHGDRSSVSVPREVGSLKGLRTVRAACGVWHTAAVVEVLAGNSGSSHCSSGKLFTWGDGDKGRLGHGDKESKLVPTCVAALVEPNFCQVACGHSLTVALTTSGHVYSMGSSVYGQLGHPQADGKLPVRVEGKLLKNFVEEISCGAYHVAVLTSRTEVYTWGKGANGQLGHGDTEDRNSPTVVEALKDKQVRNIVCGRNFTAAICIHKWASGVDQSICSGCRLPFNFKRKRHNCYNCALVFCNSCSSKKSLKASMAPNANKPYRVCDSCYAKLWKTLENESSKSTINRKVNMIQGLSESIGKEKFNSRSHMQVSSFSSIEPLKNAEGRSFKRNKKFEFNSSRVSPIPLFGSSKKIFSASVPGTRIASRATSPTSRRTSPPRSTTPTPTLGGLTSPRLVIDDVKRTNDSLSQEVLRLKAQVENLTRKAQLQEIELERTTKQLKEAIAIAEEETVKCKAAKEVIKSLTAQLKDMAEKLPVGVIISSKIAALASTAVADETSNLSHSSHVPDLNCSNGLPVLDRANTLSTISKSCHSEVMSNGSQLTDADATVSEWVEQDEPGVYITLTSLPGGGKDLKRVRFSRKRFTEKQAEQWWAENRSRVYVKYNMQTIDRAATSVGNDDGSH
- the LOC120253857 gene encoding PH, RCC1 and FYVE domains-containing protein 1-like isoform X3, with protein sequence MSAAAGESRTGAVERDIKQAIIALKKGACLLKYGRRGKPKFCPFRVSSAIFQRYPRPEKECQSFSLIYNDRSLDLICKDKDEAEVWFAGLKSLVSCSHQKKWRAESRSDGVPSETNSPKTYTQRSSPLSSPFSSCDSLHKDGSDPLRLSSPYDSPPKNGSDKSFSDVILYAVPPRGFFPTDSATGSVNSLSSGFSDCANDHVKGIAADGFRVSLSSAISSSSQGSGHDDGDALGDVFIWGEGTGDALLGGGSNRVGSCPGLKMDSLVPKALDSAVILDVQNISCGGRHAALVTKQGEIYAWGEESGGRLGHGVDFDASQPKLIDALVNMNIELVACGEFHTCAVTLSGDLYTWGDGNYNLGILGHGNIVSHWIPKRVNGPLDGIHVSSISCGPWHTAIVTSSGQLFTFGDGTFGVLGHGDRSSVSVPREVGSLKGLRTVRAACGVWHTAAVVEVLAGNSGSSHCSSGKLFTWGDGDKGRLGHGDKESKLVPTCVAALVEPNFCQVACGHSLTVALTTSGHVYSMGSSVYGQLGHPQADGKLPVRVEGKLLKNFVEEISCGAYHVAVLTSRTEVYTWGKGANGQLGHGDTEDRNSPTVVEALKDKQVRNIVCGRNFTAAICIHKWASGVDQSICSGCRLPFNFKRKRHNCYNCALVFCNSCSSKKSLKASMAPNANKPYRVCDSCYAKLWKTLENESSKSTINRKVNMIQGLSESIGKEKFNSRSHMQVSSFSSIEPLKNAEGRSFKRNKKFEFNSSRVSPIPLFGSSKKIFSASVPGTRIASRATSPTSRRTSPPRSTTPTPTLGGLTSPRLVIDDVKRTNDSLSQEVLRLKAQVENLTRKAQLQEIELERTTKQLKEAIAIAEEETVKCKAAKEVIKSLTAQLKDMAEKLPVGVIISSKIAALASTAVADETSNLSHSSHVPDLNCSNGLPVLDRANTLSTISKSCHSEVMSNGSQLTDADATVSEWVEQDEPGVYITLTSLPGGGKDLKRVRFSRKRFTEKQAEQWWAENRSRVYVKYNMQTIDRAATSVGNDDGSH
- the LOC120253857 gene encoding PH, RCC1 and FYVE domains-containing protein 1-like isoform X2, giving the protein MSAAAGESRTGAVERDIKQDESMLIWFSGKEEKHLKLNHVSRIMPGQRTAIFQRYPRPEKECQSFSLIYNDRSLDLICKDKDEAEVWFAGLKSLVSCSHQKKWRAESRSDGVPSETNSPKTYTQRSSPLSSPFSSCDSLHKDGSDPLRLSSPYDSPPKNGSDKSFSDVILYAVPPRGFFPTDSATGSVNSLSSGFSDCANDHVKGIAADGFRVSLSSAISSSSQGSGHDDGDALGDVFIWGEGTGDALLGGGSNRVGSCPGLKMDSLVPKALDSAVILDVQNISCGGRHAALVTKQGEIYAWGEESGGRLGHGVDFDASQPKLIDALVNMNIELVACGEFHTCAVTLSGDLYTWGDGNYNLGILGHGNIVSHWIPKRVNGPLDGIHVSSISCGPWHTAIVTSSGQLFTFGDGTFGVLGHGDRSSVSVPREVGSLKGLRTVRAACGVWHTAAVVEVLAGNSGSSHCSSGKLFTWGDGDKGRLGHGDKESKLVPTCVAALVEPNFCQVACGHSLTVALTTSGHVYSMGSSVYGQLGHPQADGKLPVRVEGKLLKNFVEEISCGAYHVAVLTSRTEVYTWGKGANGQLGHGDTEDRNSPTVVEALKDKQVRNIVCGRNFTAAICIHKWASGVDQSICSGCRLPFNFKRKRHNCYNCALVFCNSCSSKKSLKASMAPNANKPYRVCDSCYAKLWKTLENESSKSTINRKVNMIQGLSESIGKEKFNSRSHMQVSSFSSIEPLKNAEGRSFKRNKKFEFNSSRVSPIPLFGSSKKIFSASVPGTRIASRATSPTSRRTSPPRSTTPTPTLGGLTSPRLVIDDVKRTNDSLSQEVLRLKAQVENLTRKAQLQEIELERTTKQLKEAIAIAEEETVKCKAAKEVIKSLTAQLKDMAEKLPVGVIISSKIAALASTAVADETSNLSHSSHVPDLNCSNGLPVLDRANTLSTISKSCHSEVMSNGSQLTDADATVSEWVEQDEPGVYITLTSLPGGGKDLKRVRFSRKRFTEKQAEQWWAENRSRVYVKYNMQTIDRAATSVGNDDGSH
- the LOC120253857 gene encoding PH, RCC1 and FYVE domains-containing protein 1-like isoform X1 → MSAAAGESRTGAVERDIKQAIIALKKGACLLKYGRRGKPKFCPFRVSSDESMLIWFSGKEEKHLKLNHVSRIMPGQRTAIFQRYPRPEKECQSFSLIYNDRSLDLICKDKDEAEVWFAGLKSLVSCSHQKKWRAESRSDGVPSETNSPKTYTQRSSPLSSPFSSCDSLHKDGSDPLRLSSPYDSPPKNGSDKSFSDVILYAVPPRGFFPTDSATGSVNSLSSGFSDCANDHVKGIAADGFRVSLSSAISSSSQGSGHDDGDALGDVFIWGEGTGDALLGGGSNRVGSCPGLKMDSLVPKALDSAVILDVQNISCGGRHAALVTKQGEIYAWGEESGGRLGHGVDFDASQPKLIDALVNMNIELVACGEFHTCAVTLSGDLYTWGDGNYNLGILGHGNIVSHWIPKRVNGPLDGIHVSSISCGPWHTAIVTSSGQLFTFGDGTFGVLGHGDRSSVSVPREVGSLKGLRTVRAACGVWHTAAVVEVLAGNSGSSHCSSGKLFTWGDGDKGRLGHGDKESKLVPTCVAALVEPNFCQVACGHSLTVALTTSGHVYSMGSSVYGQLGHPQADGKLPVRVEGKLLKNFVEEISCGAYHVAVLTSRTEVYTWGKGANGQLGHGDTEDRNSPTVVEALKDKQVRNIVCGRNFTAAICIHKWASGVDQSICSGCRLPFNFKRKRHNCYNCALVFCNSCSSKKSLKASMAPNANKPYRVCDSCYAKLWKTLENESSKSTINRKVNMIQGLSESIGKEKFNSRSHMQVSSFSSIEPLKNAEGRSFKRNKKFEFNSSRVSPIPLFGSSKKIFSASVPGTRIASRATSPTSRRTSPPRSTTPTPTLGGLTSPRLVIDDVKRTNDSLSQEVLRLKAQVENLTRKAQLQEIELERTTKQLKEAIAIAEEETVKCKAAKEVIKSLTAQLKDMAEKLPVGVIISSKIAALASTAVADETSNLSHSSHVPDLNCSNGLPVLDRANTLSTISKSCHSEVMSNGSQLTDADATVSEWVEQDEPGVYITLTSLPGGGKDLKRVRFSRKRFTEKQAEQWWAENRSRVYVKYNMQTIDRAATSVGNDDGSH
- the LOC120253857 gene encoding PH, RCC1 and FYVE domains-containing protein 1-like isoform X6, translating into MPGQRTAIFQRYPRPEKECQSFSLIYNDRSLDLICKDKDEAEVWFAGLKSLVSCSHQKKWRAESRSDGVPSETNSPKTYTQRSSPLSSPFSSCDSLHKDGSDPLRLSSPYDSPPKNGSDKSFSDVILYAVPPRGFFPTDSATGSVNSLSSGFSDCANDHVKGIAADGFRVSLSSAISSSSQGSGHDDGDALGDVFIWGEGTGDALLGGGSNRVGSCPGLKMDSLVPKALDSAVILDVQNISCGGRHAALVTKQGEIYAWGEESGGRLGHGVDFDASQPKLIDALVNMNIELVACGEFHTCAVTLSGDLYTWGDGNYNLGILGHGNIVSHWIPKRVNGPLDGIHVSSISCGPWHTAIVTSSGQLFTFGDGTFGVLGHGDRSSVSVPREVGSLKGLRTVRAACGVWHTAAVVEVLAGNSGSSHCSSGKLFTWGDGDKGRLGHGDKESKLVPTCVAALVEPNFCQVACGHSLTVALTTSGHVYSMGSSVYGQLGHPQADGKLPVRVEGKLLKNFVEEISCGAYHVAVLTSRTEVYTWGKGANGQLGHGDTEDRNSPTVVEALKDKQVRNIVCGRNFTAAICIHKWASGVDQSICSGCRLPFNFKRKRHNCYNCALVFCNSCSSKKSLKASMAPNANKPYRVCDSCYAKLWKTLENESSKSTINRKVNMIQGLSESIGKEKFNSRSHMQVSSFSSIEPLKNAEGRSFKRNKKFEFNSSRVSPIPLFGSSKKIFSASVPGTRIASRATSPTSRRTSPPRSTTPTPTLGGLTSPRLVIDDVKRTNDSLSQEVLRLKAQVENLTRKAQLQEIELERTTKQLKEAIAIAEEETVKCKAAKEVIKSLTAQLKDMAEKLPVGVIISSKIAALASTAVADETSNLSHSSHVPDLNCSNGLPVLDRANTLSTISKSCHSEVMSNGSQLTDADATVSEWVEQDEPGVYITLTSLPGGGKDLKRVRFSRKRFTEKQAEQWWAENRSRVYVKYNMQTIDRAATSVGNDDGSH
- the LOC120253857 gene encoding PH, RCC1 and FYVE domains-containing protein 1-like isoform X4, translated to MSAAAGESRTGAVERDIKQAIIALKKGACLLKYGRRGKPKFCPFRVSSDESMLIWFSGKEEKHLKLNHVSRIMPGQRTAIFQRYPRPEKECQSFSLIYNDRSLDLICKDKDEAEVWFAGLKSLVSCSHQKKWRAESRSDGVPSETNSPKTYTQRSSPLSSPFSSCDSLHKDGSDPLRLSSPYDSPPKNDCANDHVKGIAADGFRVSLSSAISSSSQGSGHDDGDALGDVFIWGEGTGDALLGGGSNRVGSCPGLKMDSLVPKALDSAVILDVQNISCGGRHAALVTKQGEIYAWGEESGGRLGHGVDFDASQPKLIDALVNMNIELVACGEFHTCAVTLSGDLYTWGDGNYNLGILGHGNIVSHWIPKRVNGPLDGIHVSSISCGPWHTAIVTSSGQLFTFGDGTFGVLGHGDRSSVSVPREVGSLKGLRTVRAACGVWHTAAVVEVLAGNSGSSHCSSGKLFTWGDGDKGRLGHGDKESKLVPTCVAALVEPNFCQVACGHSLTVALTTSGHVYSMGSSVYGQLGHPQADGKLPVRVEGKLLKNFVEEISCGAYHVAVLTSRTEVYTWGKGANGQLGHGDTEDRNSPTVVEALKDKQVRNIVCGRNFTAAICIHKWASGVDQSICSGCRLPFNFKRKRHNCYNCALVFCNSCSSKKSLKASMAPNANKPYRVCDSCYAKLWKTLENESSKSTINRKVNMIQGLSESIGKEKFNSRSHMQVSSFSSIEPLKNAEGRSFKRNKKFEFNSSRVSPIPLFGSSKKIFSASVPGTRIASRATSPTSRRTSPPRSTTPTPTLGGLTSPRLVIDDVKRTNDSLSQEVLRLKAQVENLTRKAQLQEIELERTTKQLKEAIAIAEEETVKCKAAKEVIKSLTAQLKDMAEKLPVGVIISSKIAALASTAVADETSNLSHSSHVPDLNCSNGLPVLDRANTLSTISKSCHSEVMSNGSQLTDADATVSEWVEQDEPGVYITLTSLPGGGKDLKRVRFSRKRFTEKQAEQWWAENRSRVYVKYNMQTIDRAATSVGNDDGSH